Proteins from a single region of Punica granatum isolate Tunisia-2019 chromosome 8, ASM765513v2, whole genome shotgun sequence:
- the LOC116216073 gene encoding phosphoribosylglycinamide formyltransferase, chloroplastic-like encodes MEPCGSGLRLNSKLSLLPNLKKSSLFPSSSISSRPSVQSASWVSLKTPSRMTYLRGLSAQSKSSVEKVGDLISDRRDLVSAIKRKKLAVFVSGGGSNFRSIHEACVNGLIHGEVAVLVTNKTDCGGAVYAREKGIRVLVFPNTKGEPDGLSASDLVTALGSADIDFVLLAGYLKLIPSELVQAYRRSIFNIHPSLLPAFGGKGYYGMKVHKAVIASGARYSGPTIHFVDDHYDTGRILAQRVVPVLPTDTAEELAARVLKEEHRLYVEVTAALCEDRIVWRDDEVPLIRSKENSNEYS; translated from the exons ATGGAGCCCTGTGGTTCTGGTCTCCGTCTCAATTCGAAACTCTCCTTGCTCCCAAACCTCAAAAAATCCTCGCTTTTCCCTTCCTCTTCGATCTCATCTCGCCCGTCGGTTCAGTCAGCCAGCTGGGTCTCCCTCAAGACGCCCAGCCGCATGACTTATTTAAGGGGTCTCTCCGCTCAGAGCAAGAGTAGCGTGGAGAAGGTGGGGGACCTAATTTCTGACCGTAGGGATTTGGTCTCCGCGATTAAGAGGAAGAAGCTTGCTGTATTTGTTTCGGGCGGAGGATCGAACTTCCGGTCGATTCACGAGGCGTGTGTCAATGGGTTGATTCATGGAGAGGTTGCTGTTCTGGTTACGAATAAAACAG ATTGTGGAGGTGCAGTCTATGCAAGAGAGAAAGGTATTCGGGTTCTCGTATTTCCAAACACGAAAGGAGAACCCGATGGTCTATCAGCGAGTGACCTTGTAACAGCTCTTGG GAGTGCCGACATTGATTTTGTTCTCCTTGCTGGGTATCTGAAACTTATACCGTCAGAACTAGTTCAGGCTTACCGGAGATCCATCTTCAACATTCATCCCTCGCTTCTCCCAGCATTCGGAGGAAAGGGCTACTATGGGATGAAGGTTCACAAAGCAGTCATTGCTTCTGGGGCAAG ATACTCGGGTCCCACAATCCATTTCGTTGACGACCATTACGATACCGGTCGCATCCTCGCTCAAAGAGTTGTACCTGTGCTCCCCACTGACACAGCAGAGGAGCTAGCAGCTAGGGTTCTCAAGGAG GAGCACCGATTATATGTGGAGGTTACTGCTGCTCTGTGTGAAGATAGGATAGTTTGGAGGGACGATGAGGTCCCACTCATTCGAAGCAAAGAAAACTCGAATGAGTATTCATAG